In Amaranthus tricolor cultivar Red isolate AtriRed21 chromosome 3, ASM2621246v1, whole genome shotgun sequence, a single window of DNA contains:
- the LOC130809447 gene encoding VQ motif-containing protein 4-like, whose protein sequence is MEITSKFKELDNNSSPLNSPNSNNNSSTTCTTPSTPNNTSPSPIPITRSDPNSPYPTTFVTADTSSFKQVVQMLTGSSENGSCSSSSSKNFVIPPIKTGPKKQGFKLYERRNSIKNLISPLNSAAAINNFSFQNASFSPRHKPEILSPSLLDFPSLTLSPVTPLVEDPFNKSSPSIHGGSGSSSSQEDKAIAEKGFYLHPSPMSTPRDSEPQLLPLFPLSSPRVSEN, encoded by the coding sequence ATGGAGATTACCTCTAAATTCAAAGAATTAGACAATAATTCTTCTCCCTTAAACTCTCCAAATAGTAACAATAATTCTTCTACTACATGTACTACTCCATCAACACCAAACAATACCAGCCCATCTCCCATACCCATTACCAGATCCGACCCAAATAGTCCTTACCCAACAACATTTGTTACTGCTGATACTTCTTCTTTCAAACAAGTAGTCCAAATGCTAACCGGATCTTCCGAAAATGgttcttgttcatcttcttcttcgaAGAATTTCGTGATTCCACCCATCAAAACTGGTCCTAAAAAACAAGGGTTTAAACTCTATGAAAGAAGAAATAGTATCAAAAATTTGATCAGTCCGTTGAATTCTGCTGCTGCAATCAACAATTTCTCATTCCAAAACGCGTCGTTTTCACCAAGGCATAAACCAGAGATTCTTTCTCCGAGTTTGCTTGATTTTCCATCTTTGACTCTGAGTCCTGTTACACCGTTGGTTGAAGATCCTTTCAATAAATCATCACCGTCCATTCATGGTGGAAGCGGAAGTTCATCGTCACAGGAAGATAAAGCCATTGCTGAAAAAGGGTTTTATCTTCATCCTTCACCTATGTCTACTCCTAGAGATTCTGAGCCTCAATTACTTCCTCTGTTTCCTTTATCGTCTCCTAGGGTTTCTGAGAATTAA